Proteins from a genomic interval of Clostridium sp. 'deep sea':
- a CDS encoding transglutaminase-like domain-containing protein — MNTFISNYIKQTTYTNPHQYAYLYSDIPNDICSIVKIVNNLLIHPSKLSKYSDINVNETEIWNNEPKTVFDILKKLAKKNNTSLVNARANNEKVIVTCRGFTLLLTSILRHKGIPARARAGFAPYIVKEINIDHFICECYIKQQQRWVLLDADFLKIDFDKSEFCYVANVYLDCLSGKKDALKFGCDDNWGFSYIIMYLNLDLLCLCKAEYWYNPKTPITNKLYWSGKTSYNEATKNLSTNEKKLLFELAKLMQYCNENYSRLQDILNNDLCLLPKL, encoded by the coding sequence ATGAATACATTTATTAGCAACTATATAAAGCAAACAACCTATACAAATCCTCACCAATATGCTTATTTATACAGTGATATTCCAAACGATATTTGTAGTATAGTTAAAATAGTTAACAACCTCTTAATCCATCCTTCTAAGCTTTCAAAATATTCAGATATCAATGTTAATGAAACTGAAATATGGAATAACGAACCAAAAACAGTATTTGATATTTTAAAAAAATTAGCAAAAAAGAACAATACCAGCTTAGTTAATGCTAGAGCAAATAATGAAAAAGTAATTGTTACCTGTAGGGGTTTTACCCTTTTATTAACATCAATATTGAGACATAAAGGTATACCTGCAAGAGCACGAGCAGGTTTTGCTCCCTATATTGTTAAAGAAATTAATATAGATCATTTTATTTGTGAGTGTTATATTAAACAGCAGCAAAGGTGGGTATTATTGGATGCTGATTTTCTCAAAATAGATTTTGATAAAAGTGAGTTTTGCTATGTTGCCAATGTATATTTAGATTGTTTATCAGGTAAAAAGGATGCCTTAAAGTTTGGTTGTGATGATAATTGGGGATTTTCATATATTATAATGTATTTAAACCTAGATTTACTTTGTTTATGCAAAGCTGAATACTGGTATAATCCCAAAACCCCAATTACTAATAAACTTTATTGGAGCGGAAAAACAAGCTATAATGAGGCTACTAAAAACTTATCAACTAATGAAAAAAAATTATTGTTTGAGCTTGCTAAGTTAATGCAATACTGCAATGAAAACTATAGTAGGCTACAAGATATACTCAATAATGACTTGTGTTTATTGCCGAAACTATAA
- a CDS encoding FlxA-like family protein, with translation MNITAVSSSNKFCYSTDNNIKILEKQKMQLQKQLKQVNESKMDPKIKQEKIKAIQEQIESIETQIQQQSKNKVKCNSSESKTVNISNNEKKQIQRVGTVADINSAHMLSAVSGYSYLQTMGKVRTELKNKLRIATSSGKYPAAGQSIEEKIDNLEDSIIKKSNKINNDLRKTAKKVEKTANQDLKNTETAKINNNDKDEVKKKVNGTENTDNQTIKPVANNKVATQRKNSVKQTSKIDILI, from the coding sequence ATGAATATTACAGCAGTTTCAAGCTCAAATAAATTCTGTTATTCTACAGATAATAATATAAAAATACTTGAAAAGCAGAAAATGCAGTTGCAAAAGCAGCTAAAACAAGTTAATGAAAGTAAAATGGACCCAAAAATAAAGCAGGAGAAAATCAAAGCTATACAAGAGCAAATTGAGTCAATTGAAACACAAATTCAGCAACAAAGTAAAAATAAAGTAAAATGCAATTCTAGTGAATCAAAAACAGTAAATATCTCTAATAATGAGAAGAAACAAATACAAAGAGTAGGAACTGTAGCAGATATAAATTCAGCACATATGCTTTCTGCAGTATCAGGATACTCATATTTACAAACTATGGGTAAGGTACGCACAGAATTAAAGAACAAGCTGAGGATTGCAACCAGTAGCGGTAAATATCCAGCAGCTGGTCAAAGCATTGAAGAGAAAATTGATAATCTCGAAGATAGTATTATTAAAAAATCTAATAAAATAAATAATGATTTAAGAAAAACTGCCAAGAAAGTGGAAAAAACAGCAAATCAAGATCTTAAAAATACGGAAACAGCTAAAATCAATAATAACGATAAAGATGAAGTCAAAAAGAAAGTTAATGGTACTGAAAATACTGATAACCAAACAATAAAGCCTGTTGCCAATAACAAAGTAGCTACTCAAAGAAAAAATTCTGTTAAACAGACATCAAAAATTGATATACTAATATAA
- a CDS encoding response regulator transcription factor, which yields MSKIYLVEDEKALRDLLVSYLKDAGYQVTSFEDGLQAKNHIKDKPDLWILDIMLPGIDGYSLINEIKKLSANIPVIFMSARSAELDRVIGLEMGSDDYLPKPFLPRELVLRVNRILQKERLPKENTILKIGTCNFNRQNRTINSNDKEIQLTVKEFDILNYLVINKGLAISRTQIIDKVWGADYFGSERVVDDTIKRLRKKVPELPLSSIYGYGYILKVE from the coding sequence TTGAGTAAAATATATTTAGTAGAAGATGAAAAAGCTTTAAGAGATTTACTAGTATCATACTTAAAAGATGCTGGTTATCAAGTTACCTCTTTTGAAGATGGTTTACAAGCCAAAAATCATATTAAAGATAAACCAGATTTATGGATTTTAGATATTATGTTGCCTGGAATAGATGGATATTCGTTAATTAATGAAATTAAAAAGCTCTCCGCAAACATCCCTGTAATTTTTATGTCAGCTCGAAGTGCCGAGTTAGATAGAGTTATTGGTTTAGAAATGGGCAGCGATGACTATTTACCTAAGCCTTTTTTACCCAGAGAACTAGTACTTAGGGTTAATAGAATATTACAAAAAGAGCGATTACCCAAAGAAAATACCATTTTAAAGATAGGAACATGTAATTTTAACAGGCAAAATAGAACCATAAATAGCAATGATAAAGAGATTCAATTAACTGTAAAAGAATTTGATATATTAAACTACCTAGTTATAAATAAAGGATTAGCTATTAGCCGTACCCAAATTATAGATAAAGTTTGGGGAGCAGACTATTTTGGATCAGAGCGAGTAGTAGATGATACCATAAAACGTTTACGCAAAAAGGTTCCTGAACTACCTTTATCATCAATTTATGGTTACGGTTATATCTTAAAAGTGGAGTAA
- a CDS encoding TetR/AcrR family transcriptional regulator — translation MKKQYFVIAESKRQKIEKTVLAEFSAHFYYEASLNNIVKQSGISKGGLFKYINSKEDLYLYLYQKYLNELVSYQADNLNAKTTDFLERIKELAHLSLLYYQQNEHVYNFILNGLTDYSAVVYKRVIGLKNEVLKNYHNQLLKGINFKNYHYSKQQMLEIYEWISTGINASIKNTNTIEDILAKLDMLVEVLKFGVMRR, via the coding sequence TTGAAAAAACAGTATTTTGTAATAGCAGAAAGCAAAAGACAAAAAATCGAAAAAACAGTTTTAGCAGAGTTTTCAGCTCACTTTTATTATGAAGCATCGCTTAATAATATAGTTAAACAAAGTGGAATCTCTAAAGGAGGTTTGTTTAAGTATATAAACTCAAAAGAGGATTTATATTTATATTTATATCAAAAATACCTTAACGAGCTAGTAAGCTATCAAGCAGATAACTTAAATGCAAAAACAACAGATTTTTTAGAGCGAATTAAAGAGTTAGCACACTTAAGTTTGTTATACTATCAGCAAAATGAACACGTATATAACTTTATTTTAAACGGCTTAACTGACTACTCGGCAGTGGTTTACAAAAGAGTGATTGGCTTAAAAAATGAGGTATTAAAAAATTATCATAATCAATTGCTCAAAGGGATAAATTTTAAAAACTATCACTACTCAAAACAGCAAATGTTAGAGATTTATGAGTGGATAAGTACAGGTATTAACGCTAGCATTAAAAACACAAATACAATTGAAGATATTTTAGCTAAATTAGATATGCTTGTAGAGGTCTTAAAGTTTGGGGTTATGAGGAGGTAA
- a CDS encoding aldo/keto reductase: MKYVTLGATGLKASRFGLGCVRFIDDGEQSAIKLIRYALDNGVNYLDTAYYYGNSEEIVGKALTNGYRDKAILVTKSPLASCEKYEDLEKYLDIELKKLQTDYIDIYLIHNIDAKKYHKVAKLNYKKFFESMKKKGKIRYHGCSVHGSFEHLKQVIDNHSFQLMTLQVGLLDTDIQAGVKGLKYVSQNYNMPTSIMSPLRGGNLVKYAPQKVHDLINSFPVKRSIAEWGFRYLYNMPEVSVVLSGVSNIEQLKDNIKIFSKAETNVINIKEQQLLQNIKTAFLKSYAVPCTTCKYCLPCPQNINIPKILSLYNKISVAPNHIDNQYYQNEMIANKTDVSQCIECGACEKQCPQEINIIKKLKEAHEKLSEKREAIGLLSI; this comes from the coding sequence ATGAAGTATGTTACCTTAGGTGCTACTGGTTTAAAGGCGTCAAGATTTGGATTAGGATGTGTCAGATTCATTGATGATGGAGAGCAATCTGCTATAAAGCTTATAAGGTATGCCTTAGATAACGGAGTTAATTACCTAGATACAGCTTATTACTATGGCAATAGCGAAGAAATTGTTGGTAAAGCACTTACAAATGGCTATAGAGATAAAGCCATATTAGTAACAAAATCACCCTTAGCTAGTTGTGAAAAGTATGAAGACCTCGAAAAATACCTAGACATAGAGCTTAAAAAACTACAAACAGACTACATAGATATTTACTTAATTCATAATATTGATGCTAAAAAATACCATAAAGTAGCAAAGCTAAACTATAAAAAGTTCTTCGAATCCATGAAGAAAAAAGGCAAAATAAGATACCATGGTTGTTCAGTACATGGCTCTTTTGAACACCTTAAACAAGTAATAGATAACCATAGTTTTCAGTTAATGACTTTGCAAGTAGGTTTATTAGATACCGACATTCAAGCTGGGGTTAAAGGGTTAAAATATGTTAGCCAAAACTATAATATGCCCACTTCAATAATGTCACCACTTAGGGGTGGAAACCTTGTTAAATATGCTCCTCAAAAAGTACATGACTTAATAAATAGCTTTCCTGTAAAACGCTCAATAGCAGAATGGGGTTTTAGGTACTTGTATAATATGCCCGAGGTTTCGGTTGTATTAAGTGGAGTTAGCAATATAGAGCAACTTAAAGATAATATTAAAATATTTAGCAAGGCTGAAACTAATGTCATAAACATTAAAGAGCAACAACTACTGCAAAATATAAAAACGGCATTTTTAAAAAGCTATGCTGTTCCATGCACTACCTGTAAATACTGTTTGCCATGCCCGCAAAACATTAACATACCTAAAATACTAAGCCTATATAATAAAATTTCAGTAGCTCCTAACCACATAGATAATCAGTATTATCAAAACGAAATGATTGCTAATAAAACAGATGTTAGCCAATGTATAGAGTGTGGTGCCTGTGAAAAACAATGTCCACAAGAAATAAACATAATTAAAAAATTAAAAGAGGCTCATGAAAAATTATCAGAAAAAAGAGAAGCAATAGGCTTATTATCAATTTAA
- a CDS encoding alpha/beta fold hydrolase, whose protein sequence is MNYSIYNKKKSDTIIFLNGAGVGQWMWTKQIKNLKDYQLITFDYLGHTADNKHFVNMQTEINRLKELMQDHCTAKVYLVGFSLGAQISLLAQQQLLIEKAIIISTLNKPNKLMYQILKPFIKLSMPFVKYKWYAKLNASQLNIKQELFENYFVTSKFLSYKSLKNIYKENMSFKFGKVNNEKTRVLVGANEVKVVKQSAQELSSNFIEINNAGHDIPYNHFEKLNKLITQFFK, encoded by the coding sequence ATGAATTATTCTATATACAATAAAAAAAAAAGTGATACAATAATTTTTTTAAATGGAGCAGGAGTAGGTCAGTGGATGTGGACTAAACAAATAAAAAACCTTAAAGATTATCAACTAATTACCTTCGACTATCTTGGCCATACAGCAGATAATAAACACTTTGTTAACATGCAAACAGAAATAAACAGGCTTAAAGAACTTATGCAAGACCATTGTACAGCTAAAGTATACCTTGTTGGCTTTAGCCTAGGGGCTCAAATTAGCTTACTAGCTCAGCAGCAGTTGTTAATAGAAAAAGCCATAATTATAAGCACCCTAAATAAGCCAAATAAACTGATGTACCAAATCCTAAAGCCTTTTATAAAGCTCTCAATGCCTTTTGTTAAATATAAATGGTATGCCAAATTAAATGCTAGCCAACTTAATATTAAACAAGAGTTATTTGAAAATTATTTTGTAACCTCAAAATTTTTAAGCTATAAATCATTAAAAAATATTTATAAAGAAAATATGAGTTTTAAGTTTGGTAAAGTAAATAATGAAAAAACAAGGGTATTAGTAGGTGCTAATGAGGTTAAGGTTGTAAAACAATCAGCTCAAGAGTTATCGAGTAACTTTATAGAAATAAATAATGCTGGCCATGACATACCTTATAATCACTTTGAGAAATTAAATAAACTAATTACACAATTTTTTAAATAA
- a CDS encoding AlkA N-terminal domain-containing protein: protein MSSIKSYQQARVTKDKNFDGKFYFAVKTTGVFCRPSCPSPIAKEHNVEYFTSIFSALNKGYRPCYRCRPDLNVDYYNSNIDGSKIVSEALKLIYDGYLNFNSVVDLAKKFYISDRQLRKLFNQNIGLPPVKVALYHRAIFAKKLLSNSQLSITNIAFAAGFGSIRQFNAVYKNIFGVTPTDTKNKTSSSNVPQNNVLYLKYQKPFDFNQILSYLKLRAISGVEQVTNNSYSRTFRLNNIKGYFTVTNNPAKSALELKIVTDNIKVYMPIVNKVKRLFDLYTNFSVIRSIFSKDPILKQGLINNQIPNLPVSINAYEVVIRAILGQQITVKAATTLAGRLVKKVNITTTNYPNSLSHFFPKPQELLTTDITNIGLTKTRQQTLMAATQALIKGVFTLEMSQPYNQFINEFTSVKGIGNWTANYVAMRALAMVDAFPASDLWVIKALSPSQHKLSQKQILQIAEKWRPYRAYATLCLWNYASKMEE, encoded by the coding sequence ATGAGTAGTATTAAAAGCTATCAGCAAGCCAGAGTAACTAAAGATAAAAACTTTGATGGTAAGTTTTATTTTGCTGTAAAAACAACTGGTGTGTTTTGTCGTCCATCATGCCCTTCTCCTATAGCTAAAGAACACAATGTAGAGTACTTTACCAGTATTTTTTCTGCCTTAAATAAAGGCTATAGACCCTGTTATCGTTGTAGACCTGATTTAAATGTTGACTATTATAATAGTAATATTGATGGAAGTAAAATAGTAAGCGAAGCGCTTAAACTAATATACGATGGTTACTTAAACTTTAATTCTGTGGTAGATTTAGCAAAAAAGTTTTATATCTCTGATCGCCAATTACGTAAGCTATTTAACCAAAACATTGGGCTACCACCGGTTAAGGTTGCTTTATACCACCGTGCTATTTTTGCCAAAAAGCTGCTAAGTAACTCACAGTTATCTATTACAAATATTGCCTTTGCGGCCGGCTTTGGCTCTATTAGGCAGTTCAATGCGGTTTATAAAAATATATTTGGGGTAACCCCAACTGATACTAAAAACAAAACAAGTAGTAGCAATGTACCACAGAATAATGTTTTATATCTAAAATACCAAAAACCATTTGACTTCAATCAAATACTTAGCTACCTAAAGTTAAGAGCTATAAGTGGGGTTGAACAGGTCACTAATAATAGCTATTCACGTACCTTTAGATTAAATAACATCAAGGGTTATTTTACAGTAACAAATAATCCTGCAAAATCTGCCTTAGAGCTAAAAATTGTTACTGATAATATAAAGGTATATATGCCAATAGTAAATAAGGTAAAGAGGTTATTTGATTTATATACAAACTTTAGTGTTATTAGGTCAATTTTCAGCAAAGACCCAATCTTAAAGCAAGGTTTAATTAACAATCAAATACCTAATTTGCCTGTATCTATTAATGCCTATGAGGTTGTAATAAGGGCTATATTAGGTCAGCAAATTACAGTTAAGGCAGCAACCACGTTAGCAGGTAGGTTAGTAAAAAAAGTCAACATTACAACAACAAATTATCCTAATTCACTTAGTCACTTTTTTCCTAAGCCTCAAGAGCTTTTAACTACAGATATTACAAATATAGGCTTAACTAAAACCAGACAACAAACCCTAATGGCGGCAACACAGGCATTAATAAAAGGTGTTTTTACTTTAGAAATGAGTCAGCCTTACAATCAGTTTATAAATGAATTTACTAGCGTTAAAGGAATAGGCAACTGGACCGCTAACTATGTAGCTATGCGAGCTTTAGCTATGGTAGACGCCTTTCCGGCAAGTGATTTATGGGTAATTAAGGCCTTAAGCCCAAGCCAGCATAAATTAAGCCAAAAACAAATATTACAAATAGCAGAAAAATGGCGTCCATATAGAGCCTATGCAACCCTATGTTTATGGAACTATGCTAGTAAAATGGAGGAATAA
- a CDS encoding MATE family efflux transporter: MNHCLKLEQEKVSKLLFRYSMPAIIAMLVNALYNVVDRVCIGRGVATLGIAGVTFCFPIMNIIVGLTLLVGIGSVTLISINLGKKNMAESEHILNNSLVLITIISIAFSVICYLNINNILKLFGASSEVFPYAKQYLQIILSGSLFQGIGSGLNHCIRADGNPKRSMAIMLTGAVTNIILTPFFIFVMHLGIRGAAIGTVIAQSLTAILVLCYFTRGNSKLKLSIHNCKLNINRSIKTIVIGLAPFLSQLAASVVTIVLNKWLGMYQGDIAVSAMGVVTTTSMLLLMPIYGINQGLQPILGYNYGAAKANRVKQVVKLASAWASIITTLGYILIFICSKSIMLLFSKNDPQLVVVGTKMFKLFLLGMPLLGLQFVGSSCFLAMGKPKQSLLLSLLRQVLLLMPLIIILAHFYKFKGILLAGPIADTIAFIITALFVYKEFKNLSFNKDIKIAS; encoded by the coding sequence ATGAATCATTGTTTAAAACTAGAGCAAGAGAAAGTATCAAAGCTGTTATTTAGGTATTCTATGCCAGCAATTATTGCTATGTTAGTCAATGCCTTATACAACGTTGTAGATCGAGTTTGTATAGGTAGGGGAGTAGCCACTTTAGGAATAGCTGGTGTAACATTCTGTTTTCCAATCATGAATATTATTGTGGGCTTAACGCTTTTAGTAGGAATTGGCTCAGTAACCTTAATATCTATTAATTTAGGTAAAAAAAATATGGCAGAGTCTGAGCATATTTTAAATAATAGCCTAGTTTTAATTACAATTATATCTATAGCATTTTCAGTAATTTGCTATTTAAATATTAATAATATTTTAAAATTATTTGGTGCAAGTAGTGAGGTATTTCCTTATGCAAAGCAGTATTTGCAGATAATTTTAAGTGGTTCGCTTTTTCAAGGAATTGGCTCAGGATTAAATCACTGTATTAGAGCAGATGGAAATCCTAAAAGGTCTATGGCAATAATGTTAACAGGCGCAGTTACCAATATTATTCTTACTCCATTTTTCATTTTTGTAATGCATTTAGGAATAAGAGGAGCAGCTATTGGTACAGTTATTGCCCAAAGCCTTACTGCTATTTTAGTTTTATGCTATTTTACAAGAGGCAACAGTAAGTTAAAGCTTAGTATTCATAACTGTAAATTAAATATTAACCGTAGTATTAAAACAATTGTTATAGGATTAGCTCCTTTTTTATCACAGCTAGCTGCTAGTGTGGTAACTATTGTTCTTAACAAATGGCTAGGCATGTATCAGGGTGATATCGCAGTTTCAGCCATGGGTGTAGTTACAACCACATCAATGTTATTGTTAATGCCTATTTACGGAATTAATCAGGGTTTGCAACCTATTTTAGGTTATAATTATGGGGCAGCCAAGGCAAATAGAGTTAAACAGGTTGTAAAGTTAGCAAGTGCTTGGGCATCTATTATAACAACTCTTGGCTATATTTTAATCTTTATATGCTCTAAGTCTATTATGTTATTGTTTAGTAAAAACGATCCTCAGCTTGTTGTAGTTGGCACAAAAATGTTTAAATTATTTTTACTAGGCATGCCTTTACTTGGCTTACAATTTGTAGGATCATCGTGTTTTTTAGCTATGGGTAAGCCCAAGCAGTCGTTATTGCTTAGCTTATTACGACAGGTACTGTTATTAATGCCTTTAATAATAATCTTAGCTCACTTCTACAAATTTAAAGGAATATTATTAGCAGGACCAATAGCTGACACAATAGCGTTTATAATCACAGCATTATTTGTTTATAAGGAGTTTAAAAATTTATCGTTTAATAAAGATATTAAAATAGCAAGTTAA
- a CDS encoding YcdB/YcdC domain-containing protein: MKKLLSFIIVMILVMSLTITAFAQINTNEATKITEDQAIIKAINFIKTGWNYSINRDEKVTINYKKSYLNIKNDTWDINWTIKNDLHTLYLKVVVNTLTGSIERAVFDKHPIVNCNTQEKCNITTLTEAKDIADNFFKKVNYSIYKQTKYKNYVLDEAYNDLLNYNFAYLRQYNGKWVVSNEVLIEVNANTKEVTSYSCCWDNKAVLKPIKNNMSKDTVKALIEKSLNLQPRYKLVNNKAVTTNKDYIVTYSTTLPNAYAIDAEKGVLIDENGTIRNYEASLDISKQQKEQLFTEVAITNATEPTKKEVANYFINNYLKYFYGSNFKVISTNYVGKKNVLLKQLWHSEFIFTKNDENITGDIYIDALTSQLLYVLLDNPPNIELNDVQWSSCYNKALEVVSKFYPQKFKELNCQQSLINKDHGVFTFTNIINGIEYPYNEISIFINPKDLTVFAFTCNWNDAEKLPNKNIITAKEAFERYLEDYNYELCYAKVNTSKNIDKPTYEYRLVYRMPQNYYFSNIVDAVDGSLLDFNALSTRLIEVHKNISRAQAVTAVVNKLKSALSNNIAELEEPLFLDISRDTKYYQELKFAVNYGLIDNKVVDFNGNEDITRIELAELIIRALKYEKIAKVSSLYKVSFTDSKLIAKDCLGYAAFCDALGIIKSENKRFMPNNPVSDAELAIALCYLYYYYE, encoded by the coding sequence GTGAAAAAACTATTGTCATTTATTATAGTTATGATATTAGTAATGAGTTTAACAATAACAGCTTTTGCCCAAATAAATACAAATGAAGCAACTAAAATAACCGAAGATCAGGCTATAATTAAGGCAATTAATTTTATTAAAACAGGCTGGAATTATAGTATTAATAGAGATGAAAAGGTAACTATAAATTATAAAAAAAGCTATTTAAATATTAAAAATGATACATGGGATATTAACTGGACTATAAAAAATGATTTACATACCTTATATTTAAAAGTAGTAGTAAATACTTTAACAGGAAGTATTGAAAGGGCTGTATTTGATAAGCACCCCATAGTTAACTGTAATACTCAAGAAAAATGTAATATTACTACTTTAACTGAAGCCAAAGATATTGCAGACAATTTTTTTAAAAAAGTAAATTACAGTATTTATAAACAAACTAAATATAAAAATTATGTTTTAGACGAAGCGTACAATGATTTACTTAACTATAATTTTGCCTATTTAAGACAATATAATGGTAAATGGGTGGTAAGCAATGAGGTATTGATTGAAGTTAATGCAAACACAAAAGAGGTTACTAGTTATTCTTGTTGTTGGGATAACAAGGCTGTACTAAAGCCTATTAAGAACAATATGTCTAAAGATACAGTTAAAGCTTTAATAGAAAAGAGTTTAAACTTACAGCCCAGATACAAACTTGTAAACAATAAAGCTGTTACTACTAATAAAGATTATATTGTAACTTATTCTACAACTTTACCAAATGCCTATGCTATTGATGCTGAAAAAGGCGTTCTTATTGATGAAAACGGTACAATACGAAACTATGAAGCAAGTTTAGATATAAGTAAGCAACAAAAAGAACAACTTTTTACAGAAGTAGCGATAACTAATGCCACAGAACCAACCAAAAAAGAGGTAGCTAATTACTTTATTAACAACTACTTAAAATATTTTTATGGCAGTAATTTTAAGGTTATTAGTACTAACTATGTTGGTAAAAAAAATGTTTTATTAAAACAACTATGGCATAGTGAATTTATATTTACTAAAAATGATGAGAATATTACAGGTGACATATATATAGATGCTTTAACTTCGCAATTGCTATATGTTTTACTTGATAATCCACCAAATATTGAACTAAATGATGTCCAATGGAGTAGTTGTTATAATAAAGCGCTAGAGGTTGTGTCTAAATTTTATCCTCAAAAATTTAAAGAACTAAACTGCCAACAATCTTTAATTAATAAAGATCATGGTGTTTTTACTTTTACTAATATTATTAATGGAATTGAATATCCCTATAATGAAATAAGCATATTTATTAACCCAAAGGATTTAACTGTTTTTGCTTTTACTTGTAATTGGAATGATGCTGAGAAATTGCCTAATAAAAATATAATTACAGCAAAAGAAGCCTTTGAAAGATACCTAGAAGACTATAATTATGAGTTATGTTATGCCAAAGTTAATACCAGTAAAAATATAGATAAACCTACCTATGAGTACAGATTGGTTTATAGAATGCCTCAAAATTATTATTTTAGTAACATCGTTGATGCTGTAGATGGATCACTTCTAGACTTTAATGCCTTATCAACTAGATTAATAGAGGTTCATAAAAACATTAGCAGAGCACAAGCAGTAACAGCAGTTGTAAATAAACTTAAATCTGCATTAAGCAATAACATAGCAGAACTTGAGGAACCTCTATTTTTAGACATAAGTAGAGATACTAAGTATTACCAAGAACTAAAGTTTGCTGTTAACTATGGTTTAATAGATAATAAGGTTGTTGACTTTAACGGTAATGAAGATATTACTAGAATAGAATTAGCAGAGCTTATTATAAGAGCCTTAAAGTATGAAAAAATAGCTAAGGTAAGTAGTTTGTACAAGGTCTCTTTTACAGACAGTAAATTAATCGCTAAAGACTGTTTAGGTTATGCCGCTTTTTGTGATGCCTTAGGTATTATTAAGTCAGAGAATAAAAGATTTATGCCTAATAATCCAGTGAGTGATGCAGAATTAGCAATTGCCTTATGTTACTTATATTATTATTATGAGTAG